One genomic segment of Flavobacteriaceae bacterium includes these proteins:
- a CDS encoding IS3 family transposase (programmed frameshift) has protein sequence MKRRKYSKEFKIKAVELSNVRGNTKQIAMELGISADLIYRWRRELEQRPDLAFSGNGVKQLTEDQKELERLRKQLKDVTMERDNLKKGREHLLQERSEVLKFIKDYSREYPVGKMCKIFKISRNSYYRSKNYVPSDRDGKNRMLLSEIHRICERSKSTYGSPRITEELKAKGFKVSRPRVARLMKKHGIKAVRKKKFVVTTDSKHQYPVADNVLDRDFKATAAAQKWVSDITYLKTAQGWLYLTVIIDLFDRKVIGWSLSNGLKARQTIIAAWRMAVNNRMPCEGMIFHSDRGVQYASHAFVNILKSYHVTPSMSRKGNCWDNAVAESFFKTIKTELMIDNKFISNKSLQIKVFEYIETWYNRYRRHSALGYKNIIEFEKLYQIKNVA, from the exons ATGAAACGAAGAAAATACAGTAAAGAGTTTAAAATTAAAGCAGTAGAATTAAGCAATGTACGAGGTAACACAAAGCAGATTGCCATGGAATTGGGAATCAGTGCAGATCTTATTTACAGATGGCGTAGAGAATTAGAACAGCGTCCTGATTTAGCTTTTAGCGGTAATGGCGTCAAACAACTCACAGAAGATCAGAAAGAGTTAGAGCGATTACGTAAACAGCTCAAGGATGTTACCATGGAGCGGGATA ATCTTAAAAAAGGCCGTGAGCATCTTCTCCAAGAGCGATCGGAAGTATTGAAATTTATCAAAGATTACAGTAGAGAATATCCGGTTGGGAAGATGTGTAAAATTTTTAAAATTAGTAGAAACAGTTATTACAGGAGTAAGAATTATGTTCCATCAGATAGAGATGGAAAAAATCGTATGCTACTCTCTGAGATTCACCGTATCTGTGAGCGAAGTAAATCTACTTATGGAAGTCCTAGAATTACAGAGGAACTCAAAGCTAAAGGGTTTAAAGTATCTAGGCCTAGGGTAGCACGATTGATGAAAAAACACGGGATTAAAGCAGTTCGTAAAAAGAAATTTGTTGTCACGACAGATTCTAAGCATCAATATCCAGTAGCTGATAATGTATTGGATAGAGATTTTAAAGCTACCGCTGCTGCACAGAAATGGGTTTCTGATATTACCTATTTAAAGACTGCACAAGGATGGCTGTACTTAACGGTAATTATTGACCTGTTTGATCGTAAAGTCATTGGTTGGTCTTTGAGCAATGGACTCAAAGCAAGACAAACTATCATTGCTGCATGGAGAATGGCTGTAAACAACAGAATGCCTTGTGAAGGTATGATTTTTCATTCTGATCGAGGTGTACAATACGCATCTCATGCGTTTGTTAATATCCTTAAAAGTTATCATGTAACACCCAGTATGAGTAGAAAAGGAAACTGTTGGGATAATGCAGTAGCTGAATCTTTTTTTAAAACAATCAAAACAGAACTAATGATAGACAATAAGTTTATATCCAACAAAAGTCTTCAAATTAAAGTCTTTGAATACATAGAAACTTGGTACAACAGATACAGAAGACATTCTGCTCTTGGTTACAAAAATATCATCGAATTTGAAAAATTATATCAAATCAAAAATGTAGCTTAA
- a CDS encoding RNA pseudouridine synthase, translated as MHSIKGMLSVLYEDNHMIIVNKKAGDIVQGDRTGDIPLSELVKQYLKKKYHKPNDVFLGVVHRLDRPTSGIVLFAKTSKSLRHLNEMLREKQIQKTYWAVVKNKPVKDHDTLIHFLKKNPKSNKSTVFSKETPGSKKAVLHYKVIKSLTHYFLLEIHLETGRHHQIRAQLSFIGSPVKGDLKYGFNRTVKNRSIYLHARKIQFIHPVKKEEIQITAPPSNDVIWHTCL; from the coding sequence ATGCATTCTATTAAGGGTATGTTATCTGTTTTATACGAAGACAATCATATGATTATTGTCAATAAAAAAGCCGGAGATATTGTGCAGGGCGACAGAACAGGAGATATTCCTTTGAGCGAGTTGGTTAAACAATATCTAAAAAAAAAGTACCACAAACCCAATGATGTTTTTTTAGGTGTCGTACACCGATTAGACAGGCCCACAAGCGGCATTGTATTATTTGCCAAAACTTCTAAGTCTTTGAGGCACCTGAATGAAATGCTACGAGAAAAGCAAATACAAAAAACCTATTGGGCCGTTGTTAAAAACAAACCCGTAAAAGATCATGATACCCTTATTCATTTTTTAAAGAAGAATCCCAAAAGCAATAAATCTACCGTTTTTAGTAAAGAAACTCCGGGTAGTAAAAAGGCTGTTTTACACTATAAAGTCATAAAATCATTGACTCATTATTTTCTACTGGAAATCCATCTGGAAACCGGCAGACATCACCAAATCAGAGCACAGCTTTCTTTTATAGGAAGCCCTGTAAAAGGAGATTTAAAATACGGTTTTAATCGGACTGTTAAAAACAGGAGTATATACTTACATGCAAGAAAAATACAATTCATTCATCCGGTAAAAAAAGAAGAAATTCAAATTACTGCTCCTCCTTCAAATGATGTGATTTGGCACACTTGTTTATAA
- a CDS encoding SusC/RagA family TonB-linked outer membrane protein: MKTKFNGILTLLLAFVVQVSFAQQKTISGTITDDSGGLPGVSVIIKGTTIGTETDFDGKYTIKTNIGDVLVFAYLGYQTVERTVGTANTINVRMVEGGEVLDEVVVIGYGTTTKKAYAGTASVVKAENLEAKSFSNVTQALAGEVAGVTVINTSGQPGTIGTIRIRGYGSPLGSRTPLYVVDGVQFSGNFDLNSINPADIKSTTVLKDATATAIYGSRGANGVVLITTKSGSSSEIGSIEVDVKTGVNSQLIPRYDVLTSPEEYVGLVWEGLFNRGRVTGDPNPVAFANGRLLTDNGIGAGYNMWNVPDAAALIDPATRTVRPGTARLFNPERYADLSFSTGIRTEANLRASGGSAKSKYFVSIGYLEDEGYSINSNFKRYSTRLNLSSDLKEWIKVRAGLGYAFSESTNNGQIIGSENIFEFADKMAPIYPVFARFPNTGDLIPDPVFGGSQYDYGSLTGDLNGDGIIDAAAGEFTRNRPNANLLNPIGSAVLDFDGRDIHAFNGNLSADVKITDDLTFETRFGGQFSYFKRNNVSNHLYGTARSNTINGTIAATTQIRWSQTFLQLLRYKKTFGDHNIDALVAHETYEELFQQNVQSKRNVIVSGLYNLSNYLEEATPSTGFDDGSGIESYFSQVNYNYAGKYYLTGSLRTDGSSRFVDDPWGVFGSIGGAWVLTEENFMENSFVSYLKAKASWGVTGDQQGVPTSLGFNTFNADFVGGALALSENLPSDSGLTWETSRMFQAGIELSLGNYLDANFDFYRKVTDNLFFNQRVGPSAGFSSIRVNDGEVLNSALEFDVTGHIINKEDFKLDLSVNGEFLNNEMLVMPLDPSTGTPRIIDENSSLDGSYAFSVGRSIFDFYMREWAGVDPADGSPLWYQYYDDRNNNGVLDAGEGDFSTLENGNASATSSLFEYQQTATNANIRRVVTRTYANATQVYLNKSFIPTVRGAFRLSGTWKGFDFSTQFTYSLGGYAYDGQYAELMSDRFGAAGNNFHTDIRSRWQNPGDITDVPLLSDNAIVNSTSLSSRFITSTDFIALNNARIGYTVPGTFTAKSGIDAINLWVSGDNLFIETARNGFNPSVTEIGSSARRIYAPATTITLGVRVKF, translated from the coding sequence ATGAAGACAAAGTTTAATGGGATTTTAACGCTATTATTAGCGTTTGTAGTGCAGGTTTCTTTTGCGCAACAAAAGACAATTTCGGGCACTATTACCGATGATTCGGGAGGTTTGCCCGGAGTTAGTGTTATTATAAAAGGAACTACTATCGGAACTGAGACAGATTTTGACGGGAAGTATACTATCAAAACTAACATTGGCGATGTTTTGGTCTTCGCCTATTTAGGCTACCAAACAGTAGAAAGAACTGTTGGAACTGCTAACACTATTAATGTAAGAATGGTTGAAGGAGGTGAAGTACTTGACGAGGTGGTGGTGATTGGTTATGGTACTACGACAAAGAAAGCGTATGCGGGTACGGCATCTGTGGTGAAAGCCGAGAACCTCGAAGCAAAATCGTTTTCAAACGTAACGCAGGCACTGGCAGGTGAAGTTGCCGGAGTTACCGTGATCAATACTTCCGGACAGCCCGGTACGATCGGTACCATTCGAATAAGAGGATATGGGTCTCCGTTAGGAAGCCGTACTCCTTTATACGTTGTAGACGGTGTTCAGTTTTCGGGAAACTTCGACCTGAATTCAATCAATCCTGCGGATATTAAAAGTACCACCGTTCTTAAAGATGCAACGGCCACTGCTATTTACGGTTCCAGAGGGGCAAACGGAGTGGTGTTAATTACCACTAAATCCGGATCTTCCAGTGAGATAGGTTCTATAGAAGTGGATGTAAAAACGGGGGTAAATTCTCAATTAATTCCCAGATATGATGTGCTGACTTCACCGGAAGAATATGTAGGGCTTGTATGGGAAGGCCTATTCAACAGAGGAAGGGTAACCGGGGATCCTAATCCTGTTGCATTTGCTAACGGCAGGTTATTGACAGATAACGGTATTGGTGCCGGCTATAATATGTGGAATGTTCCCGACGCTGCTGCCCTGATAGATCCGGCAACGCGTACCGTAAGACCCGGTACGGCAAGGTTATTTAATCCCGAAAGGTATGCGGATTTATCATTTAGTACCGGTATCAGGACTGAGGCCAATCTTCGTGCAAGCGGAGGTTCTGCAAAATCAAAATACTTTGTATCCATAGGGTACCTGGAAGATGAAGGATACTCCATAAACTCAAATTTTAAAAGATATTCCACAAGGCTTAATCTATCTTCCGATTTAAAAGAATGGATAAAAGTCAGAGCAGGTTTAGGGTACGCATTTTCCGAAAGTACAAATAACGGACAGATTATCGGCTCGGAAAACATATTTGAATTTGCTGATAAAATGGCTCCTATTTATCCTGTATTTGCAAGATTTCCAAATACCGGGGATTTAATTCCGGATCCTGTTTTTGGAGGATCGCAATATGATTATGGTTCGCTGACCGGTGATCTAAATGGTGACGGTATTATTGATGCTGCGGCCGGTGAATTCACAAGAAACCGTCCAAATGCAAATTTATTGAACCCTATCGGTTCGGCAGTTTTAGATTTTGATGGTAGAGACATACATGCCTTTAATGGTAATTTATCAGCAGATGTCAAAATAACCGATGATCTTACCTTTGAAACGAGATTTGGCGGCCAATTCTCCTACTTTAAGAGAAATAATGTTTCAAACCATTTATACGGGACTGCGAGATCAAATACCATAAATGGTACTATTGCAGCTACCACACAAATCAGATGGTCTCAAACTTTTTTACAATTATTACGTTACAAGAAAACGTTTGGAGACCATAATATAGACGCACTAGTTGCTCACGAGACGTATGAAGAACTTTTTCAACAGAATGTACAATCTAAGCGTAATGTAATTGTGTCGGGGTTATACAATTTGAGTAACTATCTGGAAGAAGCAACTCCTTCTACCGGATTTGATGATGGCTCCGGTATTGAGTCTTATTTTTCCCAGGTAAATTATAACTATGCCGGTAAATATTATCTTACAGGCTCGTTAAGAACTGACGGTTCTTCGCGATTTGTAGATGACCCGTGGGGTGTTTTCGGGTCCATAGGTGGTGCCTGGGTACTTACCGAAGAAAACTTTATGGAAAACAGTTTTGTTTCCTATTTGAAAGCAAAAGCTTCCTGGGGGGTTACCGGTGATCAGCAAGGAGTACCAACATCTTTAGGTTTCAATACATTTAATGCTGATTTTGTTGGAGGTGCATTAGCACTTTCTGAAAACCTTCCTTCAGATTCTGGCCTAACGTGGGAGACTTCGAGAATGTTTCAAGCAGGAATTGAGCTTAGTTTAGGAAACTATCTAGATGCTAACTTTGATTTCTACAGAAAAGTTACGGATAACTTATTTTTTAATCAAAGAGTAGGGCCTTCCGCAGGTTTCTCATCAATAAGAGTAAACGATGGAGAGGTGTTGAATTCGGCTTTAGAATTTGACGTAACCGGTCATATCATAAATAAAGAAGATTTTAAATTAGATCTGTCTGTAAACGGGGAGTTTTTAAATAACGAAATGTTAGTGATGCCATTGGATCCCAGTACAGGTACACCAAGAATTATCGATGAAAATTCCAGTTTAGACGGATCCTATGCATTTTCAGTAGGTCGTTCTATTTTTGATTTCTACATGAGAGAGTGGGCCGGTGTTGATCCTGCTGACGGATCTCCGCTGTGGTATCAGTATTACGACGACAGAAATAACAATGGTGTGTTGGATGCCGGAGAGGGAGACTTCTCTACACTTGAAAATGGTAATGCAAGTGCAACAAGTTCTCTGTTTGAATATCAGCAAACAGCAACCAATGCTAATATCCGGAGAGTTGTGACCAGAACGTATGCGAATGCTACTCAGGTATACCTAAATAAATCATTTATTCCCACAGTAAGAGGTGCTTTCAGACTTTCAGGTACATGGAAAGGTTTTGATTTCTCTACGCAGTTTACCTATAGTTTGGGAGGGTATGCTTACGACGGACAATATGCTGAATTGATGAGCGACAGGTTTGGAGCTGCCGGTAATAATTTCCACACTGACATTAGAAGCAGGTGGCAAAATCCCGGAGACATTACAGATGTTCCGTTATTATCCGATAACGCCATTGTGAATTCCACTTCACTGTCTTCCCGATTT